A single genomic interval of Musa acuminata AAA Group cultivar baxijiao chromosome BXJ3-4, Cavendish_Baxijiao_AAA, whole genome shotgun sequence harbors:
- the LOC135635054 gene encoding probable 6-phosphogluconolactonase 1, protein MSACGGPKIKSELRVFESADELATDLAEYISQLSENSVKERGCFTIALSGGSLISLMRKLCEAPYDKTVDWTKWFVFWADERAVAKNHIDSNHKLTKDLFLSKVPILNSHVFSINDNVTVEEAAAEYEFAIRQLVKIRTVGVSESNDCPKFDLILLGMGPDGHVASLFPHHPALELKEEWVTYITDSPKPPPERITFTLPVINSASNVAMVAVGEEKAMAVHLAAAGAGENFDASSLPARMVQPTDGKLVWFLDSTAASVLDVSNGGSG, encoded by the exons ATGTCTGCCTGTGGTGGACCGAAGATCAAAAGCGAGTTGAGGGTTTTCGAGAGCGCGGATGAGCTCGCCACGGATTTGGCGGAGTACATATCGCAATTGTCTGAGAATTCCGTGAAGGAGAGGGGATGTTTTACCATTGCTTTGTCTGGAGGATCTCTAATAAGTTTGATGAG GAAACTCTGTGAAGCTCCTTACGACAAGACAGTTGATTGGACAAAATGGTTTGTGTTTTGGGCTGATGAGCGTGCAGTGGCAAAGAATCATATCGATAGCAACCATAAGCTAACAAAGGATCTCTTTCTTTCAAAG GTTCCCATTCTCAACAGTCATGTATTCTCCATAAATGACAATGTTACAGTGGAAGAAGCTGCAGCAGAGTACGAGTTTGCCATTCGTCAGCTAGTGAAGATCCGGACTGTGGGTGTTTCTGAAAGCAATGATTGCCCCAAATTCGACCTTATCCTTCTTGGCATGGGACCTGATGGACATGTTGCTTCACTCTTCCCTCACCACCCAGCCCTTGAACTGAAAGAGGAGTGGGTTACTTATATCACTGATTCTCCCAAGCCTCCACCTGAGAGGATTACTTTCACACTCCCTGTAATCAACTCTGCTTCTAATGTTGCTATGGTGGCTGTGGGTGAGGAGAAGGCAATGGCAGTGCACCTTGCCGCTGCTGGCGCCGGTGAGAACTTTGATGCCTCTTCATTGCCTGCTAGGATGGTTCAGCCAACTGATGGAAAATTAGTGTGGTTCTTAGATTCGACGGCTGCCTCAGTTTTGGATGTCAGTAACGGCGGCTCCGGGTAA
- the LOC135635912 gene encoding COBRA-like protein 4, giving the protein MEMNQIGRPSRRYLAADDWSSCSLVLFISVLALMFSPAVAYDPLDPTGNITIKWDVISWTADGYVAVVTMNNFQMYRHIMSPGWTLGWTWAKKEVIWSMVGAQATEQGDCSKFKANLPHCCKKTPAIVDLLPGVPYNQQIANCCKGGVVGAYGQDPAAAVSAFQVSVGQSGTSNKTVKLPQNFTLLGPGLGYTCGPAKVVPSTIFLTPDKRRKTQALMTWNVTCTYSQFLSSKHPTCCVSFSSFYNDTIIPCRSCACGCENKNCIKRDSNLLSMPGINTPKKDNAPLLQCTQHMCPIRVHWHVKLNYKDYWRAKIAITNFNYRMNYTLWTLVIQHPNLDNVTEVFSFDYKPLVPYGFINDTGMFYGMKYYNDLLMEAGAYGNVQSELLLRKDASTFTFKKGWAFPRKVYFNGDECMMPPPDAYPHLPNSSPVGAPPLILHNLTVSVLALILMMMW; this is encoded by the exons ATGGAGATGAATCAAATCGGTCGCCCGAGTCGAAGATACCTTGCAGCAGATGATTGGTCGAGCTGTTCGCTTGTTCTGTTCATCTCTGTTCTCGCGCTGATGTTCTCTCCTGCAG TGGCTTATGATCCATTGGACCCGACCGGAAACATTACGATCAAATGGGATGTGATCTCATGGACGGCAGATGGATATGTG GCCGTGGTGACGATGAACAATTTCCAAATGTACCGGCACATAATGAGCCCAGGGTGGACGCTGGGTTGGACGTGGGCAAAGAAGGAGGTGATATGGTCCATGGTGGGTGCTCAGGCCACGGAGCAGGGTGACTGCTCCAAGTTCAAGGCCAACCTTCCTCATTGCTGCAAGAAGACTCCGGCCATCGTCGACTTGCTTCCCGGGGTCCCTTACAACCAGCAGATAGCTAACTGCTGCAAGGGAGGCGTCGTCGGGGCCTATGGACAGGATCCCGCAGCTGCAGTCTCAGCTTTCCAGGTGAGTGTTGGCCAATCCGGCACATCCAACAAGACGGTGAAGCTTCCCCAGAACTTTACCTTGCTGGGACCTGGACTCGGCTACACCTGCGGGCCAGCCAAGGTTGTGCCGTCCACCATATTTCTCACGCCGGACAAGCGGCGGAAGACGCAGGCGCTCA TGACCTGGAATGTTACGTGCACCTACTCACAGTTTCTTTCCTCCAAGCACCCAACCTGCTgcgtctccttctcctccttctaCAACGACACCATAATCCCTTGCCGCTCCTGCGCCTGCGGCTGCGAGAACAAGAACTGCATCAA AAGGGACTCCAATCTGCTAAGCATGCCGGGGATCAACACGCCCAAGAAGGACAACGCGCCGTTGCTGCAGTGCACCCAACACATGTGCCCCATCCGCGTGCACTGGCACGTCAAGCTCAACTACAAGGACTACTGGCGCGCCAAGATCGCCATCACCAACTTCAACTACCGCATGAACTACACCCTGTGGACGCTGGTCATCCAACACCCCAACCTCGACAACGTCACGGAGGTCTTCAGCTTCGACTACAAGCCACTCGTTCCATATGGATTCATCA ATGACACCGGCATGTTCTACGGAATGAAGTACTACAACGATCTGCTCATGGAGGCCGGGGCGTACGGCAACGTGCAGTCGGAGTTGCTCCTCCGGAAGGACGCGAGCACGTTCACGTTCAAGAAAGGGTGGGCGTTTCCTCGGAAGGTGTACTTCAATGGCGACGAGTGCATGATGCCACCACCAGATGCTTACCCCCACCTGCCGAACTCTTCCCCTGTCGGTGCTCCGCCGCTCATTCTTCACAACCTAACGGTGTCGGTGCTTGCCCTTATACTGATGATGATGTGGTAG
- the LOC103981433 gene encoding UDP-arabinopyranose mutase 1 — MAVGTSSGIPSTPLLKDEVDIVIPTIRNLDFLEMWRPFFQPYHLIIVQDGDPRKTITVPDGFDYELYNRNDINRILGPKAACISFNDSTCRCFGFLVSKKKYVFTVDDDCFVAKDPSGKEINASEQHIKNLLSPSTPFFFNTLYDPYREGADFVRGYPFSLREGVPTAVSHGLWLNIPDYDAPTQLVKPHERNTRYVDAVITVPKGALFPMCGMNLAFNRELIGPAMYFGLMGDGQPIRRYDDMWAGWCVKVICDHLGLGVKTGLPYIWHSKASNPLVNLKKEYHGIHWQEEVIPFFQAVSLPKKCTTPQECYIELSKQVKETLGKVDEYFNKLADAMVTWIEAWDELNPSEKLSNVSAE, encoded by the exons ATGGCGGTCGGCACTTCGTCAGGCATCCCCAGCACTCCCCTGCTCAAGGACGAGGTCGACATCGTGATTCCGACCATCCGGAACCTGGACTTCCTGGAGATGTGGCGCCCCTTTTTCCAGCCCTACCACCTCATCATCGTCCAGGACGGAGACCCCAGGAAGACGATCACGGTGCCGGACGGCTTCGACTACGAGCTCTACAACCGCAACGACATCAACCGCATCCTCGGCCCCAAGGCCGCCTGTATCTCCTTCAACGACTCTACCTGCCGCTGCTTCGGTTTCCTCGTCTCCAAGAAGAAGTACGTCTTCACCGTCGACGACGACTGCTTC GTTGCCAAAGACCCCTCCGGCAAGGAGATCAATGCGTCTGAGCAACACATCAAGAATCTCCTTTCTCCATCCACCCCCTTTTTCTTTAACACTCTGTATGATCCTTACCGTGAAGGTGCAGACTTTGTTCGTGGCTACCCTTTCAGCCTCCGTGAAGGTGTCCCGACTGCTGTTTCTCATGGATTATGGCTCAACATTCCAGACTATGATGCCCCCACTCAGCTTGTCAAACCTCATGAAAGAAACACCAG GTATGTTGATGCGGTGATAACTGTGCCAAAAGGTGCACTGTTTCCCATGTGCGGGATGAATCTAGCATTCAACCGTGAGCTAATAGGCCCTGCAATGTACTTCGGACTTATGGGTGATGGCCAACCCATCCGTCGATATGATGATATGTGGGCAGGATGGTGTGTGAAG GTGATCTGTGACCACTTGGGATTGGGCGTGAAGACGGGCTTGCCCTACATCTGGCATAGCAAGGCCAGCAACCCGTTAGTGAACCTTAAAAAGGAGTATCATGGGATCCACTGGCAGGAAGAGGTGATCCCTTTCTTCCAAGCTGTTTCCCTTCCGAAGAAGTGCACGACACCTCAAGAATGCTACATCGAGCTCTCCAAGCAGGTTAAAGAGACGCTTGGGAAGGTGGATGAGTATTTCAACAAGTTAGCCGATGCCATGGTGACATGGATCGAGGCTTGGGATGAACTCAATCCATCTGAAAAGCTCAGCAACGTCTCTGCCGAGTAG